Within candidate division WOR-3 bacterium, the genomic segment GTGTACATCACCACTGCTTATCCCGGGGTTGTAAAAGCCTGGCATTATCATAAATTACAGGACGACAATATGACCGTCATCAAAGGGATGGCGAAGATCGTTCTCTATGACGACCGGGCGGACAGTCCGACCAAAAACGTAATAAACGAGTTTTTCGTCGGTGAACACAATCCTGTTCTCATCCATATCCCCAGCCTTATCTGGCACGGATTCAAGTGTATCAGTCAGGGAGAAGCAATGATTGTCAATATCGTCACAGAATGCTACAATTATAAGACTCCTGATGAATACCGTAAACCGCCT encodes:
- a CDS encoding dTDP-4-dehydrorhamnose 3,5-epimerase, with the translated sequence VYITTAYPGVVKAWHYHKLQDDNMTVIKGMAKIVLYDDRADSPTKNVINEFFVGEHNPVLIHIPSLIWHGFKCISQGEAMIVNIVTECYNYKTPDEYRKPPHNSDIPYDWTRKDG